From a single Apium graveolens cultivar Ventura chromosome 2, ASM990537v1, whole genome shotgun sequence genomic region:
- the LOC141698981 gene encoding uncharacterized protein LOC141698981, whose amino-acid sequence MTADEKEGGQRHPRNLLSGFSEAINDCELVDLGYEGEKFTWERFRGTDKWVVERLDKGFANKEWIDLFPSDVVQVHEVSTSDHMPLCLQLNMRVYMPKGRRFRFENMWIHETEYKNIIQDCWNDSGTQNLMQKLSNCCLKLKERGGGLIRHLKTKPAFYRKEMQRTRSRRGAYGVKMYNEARWNYLKLLEKQDVFWSQRAKQYWLKHEDNNTRFFHRFASTRKEHNKI is encoded by the coding sequence ATGACAGCAGACGAGAAGGAAGGAGGTCAAAGACATCCTCGTAATTTACTAAGTGGTTTCTCAGAAGCTATAAATGACTGTGAACTGGTGGACTTGGGGTATGAGGGGGAGAAATTTACTTGGGAACGGTTTAGAGGAACTGATAAATGGGTGGTTGAGAGATTGGATAAAGGTTTTGCAAACAAGGAATGGATTGATTTATTCCCAAGTGATGTAGTGCAGGTACATGAGGTTTCGACATCTGATCATATGCCATTATGTTTGCAGTTAAACATGAGAGTGTACATGCCTAAAGGTCGTCGATTTCGATTCGAGAACATGTGGATTCATGAGACAGAGTACAAAAATATAATTCAGGATTGTTGGAATGATTCTGGGACTCAAAATCTGATGCAAAAGCTAAGTAATTGTTGTTTGAAATTGAAAGAGCGGGGAGGTGGTTTAATAAGGCATCTTAAAACTAAGCCGGCGTTTTATCGAAAGGAGATGCAACGTACGAGATCTAGAAGGGGTGCATATGGTGTGAAAATGTATAATGAGGCGAGATGGAATTATTTGAAGTTATTGGAGAAGCAGGATGTGTTTTGGAGTCAAAGAGCCAAACAATATTGGTTAAAGCATGAGGATAATAATACTCGATTTTTTCATAGATTTGCATCCACAAGGAAGGAGCATAATAAAATTTGA